In Eubalaena glacialis isolate mEubGla1 chromosome 3, mEubGla1.1.hap2.+ XY, whole genome shotgun sequence, the following are encoded in one genomic region:
- the EXO5 gene encoding exonuclease V — protein MAETREEETVSAEASGFSDLSDSELLDLEDTQESSTSPNKPGPSSELPGKDGKLISLPKGKRGLDVSSPMERFHLKYLYVTDLSTQNWCEQQMVYGKELPGFLTPEKSAVLDTGASIHLARELEVHDLVTVPITSKEDAWAVKFLNILSMIPTLQSEGRIREFPVFGEVEGVLLVGVIDELHYTARGELELAELKTRRRPVLPPDAQKIKDCFQVSLYKYIFDAMVQGKVTTASLIHHTKLHPEKPLGPSVLRHARQGGFSVKSLGDLMELVFLSLTLSDLPVIDILKIEYIHQETATVLGTEIVAFEETEVRNKVQHYMAYWVGHREPQGVDVEEAWKCRTCNYADICEWRKSGGLPNSMLEPQAKKAK, from the coding sequence ATGGCAGAGACTAGGGAAGAGGAGACGGTGTCAGCAGAGGCCTCAGGGTTCTCAGACTTGAGTGACTCAGAGCTTCTGGACCTGGAGGATACACAAGAGTCAAGTACTTCGCCTAACAAGCCTGGCCCTTCTTCTGAACTCCCTGGGAAGGATGGCAAGCTCATaagcttaccaaaggggaaaagaggatTGGATGTCTCGTCACCTATGGAACGATTCCATCTTAAATATTTGTATGTCACTGACCTGTCTACTCAGAACTGGTGCGAACAGCAAATGGTATATGGGAAGGAGCTTCCTGGTTTCTTGACacctgagaagtcagctgttttGGACACTGGTGCCAGCATCCACCTAGCTAGAGAACTAGAAGTTCATGATCTTGTGACTGTCCCCATCACCTCTAAAGAAGATGCTTGGGCAGTTAAGTTTCTGAACATATTATCAATGATTCCTACCCTGCAGTCAGAAGGGCGCATCAGAGAGTTTCCAGTGTTTGGAGAAGTGGAGGGTGTGCTCCTTGTTGGAGTGATTGATGAGCTGCACTATACAGCCAGGGGGGAACTGGAACTGGCTGAACTCAAGACACGCAGGCGCCCTGTGCTCCCTCCGGACGCtcagaaaataaaagactgtTTTCAGGTCAGCCTGTACAAATATATCTTTGATGCCATGGTACAAGGGAAAGTGACCACTGCTAGCCTAATCCACCACACAAAATTGCATCCAGAAAAGCCACTGGGACCTTCAGTGCTGAGGCATGCCCGGCAGGGAGGCTTCTCTGTGAAGTCCTTGGGTGACCTCATGGAGCTGGTCTTCTTGTCTCTAACACTGTCTGACCTCCCAGTTATTGATATCCTGAAGATTGAGTATATCCACCAAGAGACTGCCACTGTGCTGGGTACAGAGATAGTGGCCTTTGAAGAGACGGAGGTGAGAAACAAAGTGCAGCACTACATGGCCTACTGGGTGGGCCACCGAGAGCCTCAAGGGGTTGATGTGGAGGAGGCTTGGAAATGCCGGACATGCAACTATGCAGATATCTGTGAGTGGAGGAAGAGCGGTGGGTTGCCCAACTCCATGCTAGAGCCGCAAGCCAAAAAAGCCAAATGA
- the ZFP69 gene encoding zinc finger protein 69 homolog isoform X3: protein MLQQLLITLPTEASTWVKLHHPQKAKEGAPLWEDVTKMFEGEALLSQDADETQGESLKDEVTPGAPTTDSQELLTFKDISVDFTQEEWGQLAPAHRNLYREVMLENYGNLVSVVGCQLSKPSVISQLEKGEAPWMTEKEGPGDPSSDLKGKTETAASTAKNDVLQEQFYHGMMMERFMRDDVIYSTLRKVSKYDDELESHQDSHGRDVRQTILTHKRRGQETYKFGKNIVSSNVVIEQRHHKYDTPRKRNKYKSDLINHPTSYIRTKTYECNICEKVFKQPIHLTEHMRIHTGEKPFRCKECGRAFSQSASLTTHQRIHTGEKPFECEECGKAFRHRSSLNQHHRTHTGEKPYVCDKCQKAFSQNISLIQHLRTHSGEKPFTCNECGKTFRQIRHLSEHIRIHTGEKPYACTTCCKTFSHRAYLTHHQRIHTGERPYKCKECGKAFRQRIHLSNHKTVHTGVKAYECNRCGKAYRHDSSFKKHQRHHTGEKPYECNECGKAFSYNSSLTRHHEIHRRNAFQNNA, encoded by the exons ATGCTACAGCAGCTCCTGATTACCCTGCCCACTGAGGCCAGCACCTGGGTGAAGTTGCACCATCCACAGAAGGCCAAGGAAGGGGCGCCCCTGTGGGAGGACGTGACCaagatgtttgaaggagaag CTCTGCTATCTCAGGATGCTGATGAGACCCAGGGAGAAAGTTTAAAGGATGAAGTGACTCCCGGGGCCCCGACAACAGACTCCCAG GAACTGTTGACCTTCAAGGACATATCTGTGGACTTCACCCAGGAGGAGTGGGGGCAGCTGGCCCCTGCTCACCGGAATCTGTACCGGGAGGTGATGCTGGAGAACTATGGGAACCTGGTCTCAGTGG TAGGATGTCAACTTTCCAAACCTAGTGTGATTTCCCAGTTGGAGAAAGGAGAAGCGCCATGGATGACAGAGAAAGAAGGCCCAGGAGATCCCAGTTCAG acTTGAAGGGTAAAACAGAAACAGCTGCGTCAACTGCAAAGAACGACGTTTTACAGGAACAGTTCTATCATGGCATGATGATGGAAAGGTTCATGAGGGATGATGTCATTTATTCCACATTGAGAAAAGTCTCAAAATATGATGATGAGTTAGAAAGCCACCAGGATAGCCATGGAAGAGACGTGAGACAAACCATCTTGACCCATAAGAGGAGAGGCCAAGAAACTTACAAATTTGGCAAAAATATTGTGAGTTCTAATGTTGTTATAGAACAGAGGCACCATAAATATGACACAcctagaaagagaaacaaatacaaaTCAGATTTGATTAATCATCCAACAAGTTACATAAGAACAAAAACCTACGAATGTAATATATGTGAAAAAGTCTTCAAACAACCCATTCACCTTACCGAACACAtgagaattcatactggtgagaaaccttTCAGATGTAAGGAATGCGGAAGGGCCTTTAGTCAAAGTGCATCCCTTACCACACACCAAAGAATccatactggtgagaaaccctTTGAATGTGAAGAATGTGGCAAAGCCTTCAGACATCGTTCATCTCTTAATCAACATCATAGAACTCAcactggtgagaaaccctatgTATGTGATAAATGTCAGAAAGCTTTCAGCCAGAACATTAGCTTGATCCAACATTTGAGAACTCATTCTGGAGAGAAACCCTTTACAtgcaatgaatgtgggaaaacctttAGACAGATTAGACACCTTAGTGAACATATAAGAATTCATACTGGGGAGAAGCCCTATGCATGCACCACATGTTGTAAAACCTTTAGTCATAGAGCTTATCTAACGCATCACCAGAGAATCCATACTGGGGAGAGACCCTacaaatgtaaggaatgtgggaaagcctttaggCAAAGGATACACCTTAGCAACCATAAAACTGTTCATACAGGAGTGAAAGCGTATGAATGCAACCGCTGTGGAAAAGCCTACAGGCATGATTCATCCTTTAAGAAACATCAGAGGCATCACACAGGAGAAAAACcttatgaatgtaatgaatgtggaaaagccttcagcTATAATTCATCACTTACTCGACACCATGAAATACACAGGAGAAATGCCTTCCAGAATAATGCCTAA
- the ZFP69 gene encoding zinc finger protein 69 homolog isoform X1 → MLQQLLITLPTEASTWVKLHHPQKAKEGAPLWEDVTKMFEGEALLSQDADETQGESLKDEVTPGAPTTDSQELLTFKDISVDFTQEEWGQLAPAHRNLYREVMLENYGNLVSVVGCQLSKPSVISQLEKGEAPWMTEKEGPGDPSSAGGILVPQPGIEPRPLAVRARSPNHWTAREFPAILNDLKGKTETAASTAKNDVLQEQFYHGMMMERFMRDDVIYSTLRKVSKYDDELESHQDSHGRDVRQTILTHKRRGQETYKFGKNIVSSNVVIEQRHHKYDTPRKRNKYKSDLINHPTSYIRTKTYECNICEKVFKQPIHLTEHMRIHTGEKPFRCKECGRAFSQSASLTTHQRIHTGEKPFECEECGKAFRHRSSLNQHHRTHTGEKPYVCDKCQKAFSQNISLIQHLRTHSGEKPFTCNECGKTFRQIRHLSEHIRIHTGEKPYACTTCCKTFSHRAYLTHHQRIHTGERPYKCKECGKAFRQRIHLSNHKTVHTGVKAYECNRCGKAYRHDSSFKKHQRHHTGEKPYECNECGKAFSYNSSLTRHHEIHRRNAFQNNA, encoded by the exons ATGCTACAGCAGCTCCTGATTACCCTGCCCACTGAGGCCAGCACCTGGGTGAAGTTGCACCATCCACAGAAGGCCAAGGAAGGGGCGCCCCTGTGGGAGGACGTGACCaagatgtttgaaggagaag CTCTGCTATCTCAGGATGCTGATGAGACCCAGGGAGAAAGTTTAAAGGATGAAGTGACTCCCGGGGCCCCGACAACAGACTCCCAG GAACTGTTGACCTTCAAGGACATATCTGTGGACTTCACCCAGGAGGAGTGGGGGCAGCTGGCCCCTGCTCACCGGAATCTGTACCGGGAGGTGATGCTGGAGAACTATGGGAACCTGGTCTCAGTGG TAGGATGTCAACTTTCCAAACCTAGTGTGATTTCCCAGTTGGAGAAAGGAGAAGCGCCATGGATGACAGAGAAAGAAGGCCCAGGAGATCCCAGTTCAG ctggtgggatcttagttccccaaccagggattgaacccaggcccttggcagtgagagcacggagtcctaaccactggaccgccagggaattccctgctattttaaatg acTTGAAGGGTAAAACAGAAACAGCTGCGTCAACTGCAAAGAACGACGTTTTACAGGAACAGTTCTATCATGGCATGATGATGGAAAGGTTCATGAGGGATGATGTCATTTATTCCACATTGAGAAAAGTCTCAAAATATGATGATGAGTTAGAAAGCCACCAGGATAGCCATGGAAGAGACGTGAGACAAACCATCTTGACCCATAAGAGGAGAGGCCAAGAAACTTACAAATTTGGCAAAAATATTGTGAGTTCTAATGTTGTTATAGAACAGAGGCACCATAAATATGACACAcctagaaagagaaacaaatacaaaTCAGATTTGATTAATCATCCAACAAGTTACATAAGAACAAAAACCTACGAATGTAATATATGTGAAAAAGTCTTCAAACAACCCATTCACCTTACCGAACACAtgagaattcatactggtgagaaaccttTCAGATGTAAGGAATGCGGAAGGGCCTTTAGTCAAAGTGCATCCCTTACCACACACCAAAGAATccatactggtgagaaaccctTTGAATGTGAAGAATGTGGCAAAGCCTTCAGACATCGTTCATCTCTTAATCAACATCATAGAACTCAcactggtgagaaaccctatgTATGTGATAAATGTCAGAAAGCTTTCAGCCAGAACATTAGCTTGATCCAACATTTGAGAACTCATTCTGGAGAGAAACCCTTTACAtgcaatgaatgtgggaaaacctttAGACAGATTAGACACCTTAGTGAACATATAAGAATTCATACTGGGGAGAAGCCCTATGCATGCACCACATGTTGTAAAACCTTTAGTCATAGAGCTTATCTAACGCATCACCAGAGAATCCATACTGGGGAGAGACCCTacaaatgtaaggaatgtgggaaagcctttaggCAAAGGATACACCTTAGCAACCATAAAACTGTTCATACAGGAGTGAAAGCGTATGAATGCAACCGCTGTGGAAAAGCCTACAGGCATGATTCATCCTTTAAGAAACATCAGAGGCATCACACAGGAGAAAAACcttatgaatgtaatgaatgtggaaaagccttcagcTATAATTCATCACTTACTCGACACCATGAAATACACAGGAGAAATGCCTTCCAGAATAATGCCTAA
- the ZFP69 gene encoding zinc finger protein 69 homolog isoform X2, translated as MLQQLLITLPTEASTWVKLHHPQKAKEGAPLWEDVTKMFEGEALLSQDADETQGESLKDEVTPGAPTTDSQELLTFKDISVDFTQEEWGQLAPAHRNLYREVMLENYGNLVSVGCQLSKPSVISQLEKGEAPWMTEKEGPGDPSSAGGILVPQPGIEPRPLAVRARSPNHWTAREFPAILNDLKGKTETAASTAKNDVLQEQFYHGMMMERFMRDDVIYSTLRKVSKYDDELESHQDSHGRDVRQTILTHKRRGQETYKFGKNIVSSNVVIEQRHHKYDTPRKRNKYKSDLINHPTSYIRTKTYECNICEKVFKQPIHLTEHMRIHTGEKPFRCKECGRAFSQSASLTTHQRIHTGEKPFECEECGKAFRHRSSLNQHHRTHTGEKPYVCDKCQKAFSQNISLIQHLRTHSGEKPFTCNECGKTFRQIRHLSEHIRIHTGEKPYACTTCCKTFSHRAYLTHHQRIHTGERPYKCKECGKAFRQRIHLSNHKTVHTGVKAYECNRCGKAYRHDSSFKKHQRHHTGEKPYECNECGKAFSYNSSLTRHHEIHRRNAFQNNA; from the exons ATGCTACAGCAGCTCCTGATTACCCTGCCCACTGAGGCCAGCACCTGGGTGAAGTTGCACCATCCACAGAAGGCCAAGGAAGGGGCGCCCCTGTGGGAGGACGTGACCaagatgtttgaaggagaag CTCTGCTATCTCAGGATGCTGATGAGACCCAGGGAGAAAGTTTAAAGGATGAAGTGACTCCCGGGGCCCCGACAACAGACTCCCAG GAACTGTTGACCTTCAAGGACATATCTGTGGACTTCACCCAGGAGGAGTGGGGGCAGCTGGCCCCTGCTCACCGGAATCTGTACCGGGAGGTGATGCTGGAGAACTATGGGAACCTGGTCTCAGTGG GATGTCAACTTTCCAAACCTAGTGTGATTTCCCAGTTGGAGAAAGGAGAAGCGCCATGGATGACAGAGAAAGAAGGCCCAGGAGATCCCAGTTCAG ctggtgggatcttagttccccaaccagggattgaacccaggcccttggcagtgagagcacggagtcctaaccactggaccgccagggaattccctgctattttaaatg acTTGAAGGGTAAAACAGAAACAGCTGCGTCAACTGCAAAGAACGACGTTTTACAGGAACAGTTCTATCATGGCATGATGATGGAAAGGTTCATGAGGGATGATGTCATTTATTCCACATTGAGAAAAGTCTCAAAATATGATGATGAGTTAGAAAGCCACCAGGATAGCCATGGAAGAGACGTGAGACAAACCATCTTGACCCATAAGAGGAGAGGCCAAGAAACTTACAAATTTGGCAAAAATATTGTGAGTTCTAATGTTGTTATAGAACAGAGGCACCATAAATATGACACAcctagaaagagaaacaaatacaaaTCAGATTTGATTAATCATCCAACAAGTTACATAAGAACAAAAACCTACGAATGTAATATATGTGAAAAAGTCTTCAAACAACCCATTCACCTTACCGAACACAtgagaattcatactggtgagaaaccttTCAGATGTAAGGAATGCGGAAGGGCCTTTAGTCAAAGTGCATCCCTTACCACACACCAAAGAATccatactggtgagaaaccctTTGAATGTGAAGAATGTGGCAAAGCCTTCAGACATCGTTCATCTCTTAATCAACATCATAGAACTCAcactggtgagaaaccctatgTATGTGATAAATGTCAGAAAGCTTTCAGCCAGAACATTAGCTTGATCCAACATTTGAGAACTCATTCTGGAGAGAAACCCTTTACAtgcaatgaatgtgggaaaacctttAGACAGATTAGACACCTTAGTGAACATATAAGAATTCATACTGGGGAGAAGCCCTATGCATGCACCACATGTTGTAAAACCTTTAGTCATAGAGCTTATCTAACGCATCACCAGAGAATCCATACTGGGGAGAGACCCTacaaatgtaaggaatgtgggaaagcctttaggCAAAGGATACACCTTAGCAACCATAAAACTGTTCATACAGGAGTGAAAGCGTATGAATGCAACCGCTGTGGAAAAGCCTACAGGCATGATTCATCCTTTAAGAAACATCAGAGGCATCACACAGGAGAAAAACcttatgaatgtaatgaatgtggaaaagccttcagcTATAATTCATCACTTACTCGACACCATGAAATACACAGGAGAAATGCCTTCCAGAATAATGCCTAA
- the ZFP69 gene encoding zinc finger protein 69 homolog isoform X4: MLQQLLITLPTEASTWVKLHHPQKAKEGAPLWEDVTKMFEGEALLSQDADETQGESLKDEVTPGAPTTDSQELLTFKDISVDFTQEEWGQLAPAHRNLYREVMLENYGNLVSVGCQLSKPSVISQLEKGEAPWMTEKEGPGDPSSDLKGKTETAASTAKNDVLQEQFYHGMMMERFMRDDVIYSTLRKVSKYDDELESHQDSHGRDVRQTILTHKRRGQETYKFGKNIVSSNVVIEQRHHKYDTPRKRNKYKSDLINHPTSYIRTKTYECNICEKVFKQPIHLTEHMRIHTGEKPFRCKECGRAFSQSASLTTHQRIHTGEKPFECEECGKAFRHRSSLNQHHRTHTGEKPYVCDKCQKAFSQNISLIQHLRTHSGEKPFTCNECGKTFRQIRHLSEHIRIHTGEKPYACTTCCKTFSHRAYLTHHQRIHTGERPYKCKECGKAFRQRIHLSNHKTVHTGVKAYECNRCGKAYRHDSSFKKHQRHHTGEKPYECNECGKAFSYNSSLTRHHEIHRRNAFQNNA, translated from the exons ATGCTACAGCAGCTCCTGATTACCCTGCCCACTGAGGCCAGCACCTGGGTGAAGTTGCACCATCCACAGAAGGCCAAGGAAGGGGCGCCCCTGTGGGAGGACGTGACCaagatgtttgaaggagaag CTCTGCTATCTCAGGATGCTGATGAGACCCAGGGAGAAAGTTTAAAGGATGAAGTGACTCCCGGGGCCCCGACAACAGACTCCCAG GAACTGTTGACCTTCAAGGACATATCTGTGGACTTCACCCAGGAGGAGTGGGGGCAGCTGGCCCCTGCTCACCGGAATCTGTACCGGGAGGTGATGCTGGAGAACTATGGGAACCTGGTCTCAGTGG GATGTCAACTTTCCAAACCTAGTGTGATTTCCCAGTTGGAGAAAGGAGAAGCGCCATGGATGACAGAGAAAGAAGGCCCAGGAGATCCCAGTTCAG acTTGAAGGGTAAAACAGAAACAGCTGCGTCAACTGCAAAGAACGACGTTTTACAGGAACAGTTCTATCATGGCATGATGATGGAAAGGTTCATGAGGGATGATGTCATTTATTCCACATTGAGAAAAGTCTCAAAATATGATGATGAGTTAGAAAGCCACCAGGATAGCCATGGAAGAGACGTGAGACAAACCATCTTGACCCATAAGAGGAGAGGCCAAGAAACTTACAAATTTGGCAAAAATATTGTGAGTTCTAATGTTGTTATAGAACAGAGGCACCATAAATATGACACAcctagaaagagaaacaaatacaaaTCAGATTTGATTAATCATCCAACAAGTTACATAAGAACAAAAACCTACGAATGTAATATATGTGAAAAAGTCTTCAAACAACCCATTCACCTTACCGAACACAtgagaattcatactggtgagaaaccttTCAGATGTAAGGAATGCGGAAGGGCCTTTAGTCAAAGTGCATCCCTTACCACACACCAAAGAATccatactggtgagaaaccctTTGAATGTGAAGAATGTGGCAAAGCCTTCAGACATCGTTCATCTCTTAATCAACATCATAGAACTCAcactggtgagaaaccctatgTATGTGATAAATGTCAGAAAGCTTTCAGCCAGAACATTAGCTTGATCCAACATTTGAGAACTCATTCTGGAGAGAAACCCTTTACAtgcaatgaatgtgggaaaacctttAGACAGATTAGACACCTTAGTGAACATATAAGAATTCATACTGGGGAGAAGCCCTATGCATGCACCACATGTTGTAAAACCTTTAGTCATAGAGCTTATCTAACGCATCACCAGAGAATCCATACTGGGGAGAGACCCTacaaatgtaaggaatgtgggaaagcctttaggCAAAGGATACACCTTAGCAACCATAAAACTGTTCATACAGGAGTGAAAGCGTATGAATGCAACCGCTGTGGAAAAGCCTACAGGCATGATTCATCCTTTAAGAAACATCAGAGGCATCACACAGGAGAAAAACcttatgaatgtaatgaatgtggaaaagccttcagcTATAATTCATCACTTACTCGACACCATGAAATACACAGGAGAAATGCCTTCCAGAATAATGCCTAA